The Methanosarcina barkeri str. Wiesmoor DNA segment TGGGAATATCCTGAACCTCAAGCAAATAATGTACCTCCTCCTTTGCTCTTACAATATCCTAGGAGTTACACAGTTGGCCTTTCACATATCTTTTTTACTAACTCTAAAAGTATACGAATTAATTTAACGTGTATTGAGGATTCCTTCAATATTCCGTCACTGCCACTCTTTCACTTTTCATAGCACTTTCAAACCATGATATTCCACTTTTTATTCTTTGTAATTCCAGTCTAAGAAAAGCTCTTAGTGATAACTTTATATGTGCTCTTTGTGACTCTTCCTTTCTTGCCTGACATTTTTCGACACCACATAATTGCTTTATTCCTCTATGATATTCCTCAATTTTCCACGACTTCTTTGCCAATTTCTCACGTTTTGATTCATCCATATGGTTCATCTATCTCCTGCATATCTGTAACCCAGTGTTGCATGTCTCCATCTTTTGAAACTATTCGAAACACCTTTACAAATCCATATGCTTTGAGGTGAACCACACGTCCTTTTGGAGGAATAACTACTGTTTCAAGTGACACATTTCCTTTGTTGTCAGGATTTACCAAACGATTACTTTATAACCTTGTAAGGAAATGACATTCTTTTTTCTTCCCATAGTGATTTCGTGTCTTGAGGTTGCCTTTGAAGACAACGAGTAAAAGCGTCATGAGAAGGTGCATTAGCTACGTTTGGATAATATCTAGCAGCTTCAGTGCAAGTAAAAACGTTAGAATCCGCGATGAGGAGATTAATGTAGTCGATGTCATTAATTGCGTAAGTCCTATAGTTATTTGACATCTGCAGAACGCGGGGAAGGGCTTGGGGACTTGTTCTCAAAAGAGAAAGAAATGAACCAGGAAGCTTCTCCCCCGAAACTGAGCCGAAAGGCGAAGAATTAAGGGAGACGTAGTTCACATTGACTAATGTTAAAAAACAAAATTAAGATAAATTAATTTTTATTGCTTTTTTGCAACATCGGCAAGCCGTTTTCCAATTTCTCTGCACTTTTCCAGATCTTCTTCAGACGGCCTATATCTTACCTGAAGCCCGGGTTCGAGCACATCGACTCCTGTATTTTTTAATTCCTGTTCTATGATTTTTACTGCTCCGCCTCCCCATCCATAAGACCCAAATGCTATAGCTTTTTTCTTTTGCGGACGAAGACCTTTAGTATATATTAAAAAGTCGCCAACGGTTGGAAAAACTCCATTATTAAGAGTTGGGGAACCCACTGCAAAGGCAGCCGCGTCAAGCATCTCTTTCATAATGAGACTTCTAGCATTTTTACGCAGGTTAAGCATTTTTACTTTAACACCGGTAGCCCAGATTGCTTCTGTAATCTCTTTTGCCATTATTTCCGTGCTGTTCCACATAGTATCATATATGACGAGCACTTTTTCTTTTACTTCCCCATTAGCCCAGGCTTTATATTCTGCAAGGATCTTTTCGAGGTCCTGTTTCCAGATGATTCCATGAGAAGGCGCTATCTGTAGAGGTTCTATTTTCATTTCTTCTATTAACTTGAAATAGCGAAGAAGAGCGATGTGGAAAGGCATAAGGATATTCGCATAGTACTCAGCTGCTTCTGGAAGCACGTTTCCTACTTCAAAATCATATCTTTTTGAGGTAGCTATATGCTGCCCGAAACCGTCATTTGAGAAAAGGATTCTATCTTCTTTCAGGAAAGTCTCCATGCTGTCAGGCCAGTGAAGCATTGTAGCTTCCAGAAAGATAAGAGTCTTACCTCCAAGGTCTAACTGGTCACCTGTCTTAACAGTTTCAATATCCCATTTCTCACTACCTGCTTCTCTGAAGTAACCGTTGAGGATATCGAGTCCTTTTTTTGTAATTATAATTTTTGCGTTCGTTTGCTTCTTAAGCTCTGCCAGGGAACCGGAATGATCTGGTTCCATATGGTTTACTACGATATAGTCAAGCTTTGAAGGGTCAATTATCTTACTGATTCGTCCAAGCATCTCTTCTGCAAAAGGAGCTTTTACAGTATCGATAAGGGCAGTTTTTTTCCCAATTACAAGGTATGAGTTATATGTTGTTCCCCCAGGAGTAGTAAACCCATGAAAATCTCTGCCGTTCCAGTCAATTGCTCCTACCCAGTAAACTCCTCTGGAGAGCTCAACAACTCCACTGATTTCTTCTTTTGTGTTCATATTACTCAAACTTCCTTTTATCAGGTCTGCATGCGGAAATTGGTAACATAATCTAGATAATTGTCAATTAATTCATAACTTGCTAGTTTTAAATAAAAATCTTCACTTTTTCTCTCATGTCTCATAGCTGCAAGAAAAATACCTGTATCTCCCAAATTGATTTCATCCCCTTTTGTTCTTATTGGATCAAATTCAGGAATGAAAGACTGACTGCTAGGTATATCTGTATTGACTAATGGCAGTTTTTTTGTGTCACGGTATTTTTCAAGGTAGCCAAGATGCTTTGATTCTTCATTTTCTAAATATTTATATAATTTTTTAGTTCTTTGATTTTCTATTAAAGTTACTTTTGATAATAAAACTCCTTTGCTTCTTATTCTCTTTCAATTGTAAAAAATATGGCTTCTTCAACCCATTTAAGCTTCTTTACTCCTTTGATTACATCCTGAGATGAACTTTCCATATTATTGTCCTCTTAGATACGTGCCTTGGAGTTTTTAGCACCATTTTTAGTCTTTGGTTTATATTTTTCTTCTTTTTCTGTTGTTCTTTATTTTATCCTGAAATACTTTCTCTTTGAATCTTTAACTATTTTTTTTCAATACCTACCTAACAATTCAAGCAATCTTTCAGATGCCTACCTAACAATTCAAGCAATCTTTCCATTGATTTAGTTGATATTTTTTTTTCAAAAATCTATGCTATCTGTTTTTAAGTAATGCATGAGCCTATCCCATAACTCAAAACTACTTCTCCGAATCTGGAATTCAGAATAATCAATGAGTTTTTGATCACGTTTTGATCACAGGGAATTGTTCTGAAACTTCTATCAATTTTAAGTATAAAGCTGGTTTTGGGATAAGCTCCATAAATAATATAAAAGGCAATACTTAAAACATGTTGAATATTGAATTTTAATACATTAATAGCAAAATTACCTGAGGTTCAATTGTAAAAGAGAAAGTTTATGATTATTACCAGGAATGTTTTAAAATTCAACAAGTTTATTGTAGAATATAATAACTATTTTATTTTATAATAATCAAATACAAAAAAAATAGGAGTTTGCCTAAAAATTATAATTACTTTCTAAAATTTCTAATTTAAAAATATTCAATTGGATTTCTAACTACAAAACTAGTTTTGAAATTTTATAATTTAACCTGTATTTGGCAGGTTAACTCAACTAAATATATTTTCATATTTTTTTCCATGAGGCTCAATGTCTTCCGGTTAATCTCTTTCTTCCATGAGACTCAATGTCTTCCAGTTAATCTCTTTCTTCCAGTTAATCTCTTCCATATTTAGAATTTCTTACTTTGTTTTCCTTTTTTACTGCGTTATAAGTTCTGTAATTCTCTGAAACTTGAAAAATATCCCTCTCATTGTTGGTCTTTTTGTTGGTTTCCCTTTTTGATCTGGAACCGTTTCGTTTTCTTCTTGTAATTTTGTCCTTAATTTCCATTCGGCAATTGAAGAAATCATTAGGCAGAGAACCATTATCATTGATGTGAAGCATGATTTCCGTAAACAGTTTTGCAGGACCATACTTTACGATTATTCTATCAAGAGTTTCTACGATAACGTCTTGATTCAGGTCTTCTCGTGTGACGCTTTCTCCAAATAATCTTTCTGTAGAAATATTCCTGAAATAATCAGGAAAAAGGTACAGACGTTGCCCTATGAAACTAAGACCATTAGGTACTATGGCAAGGATGCAGACGGGATGAGGAACTTTGTGATCTCGTTCTTTAGAAAGTTTCTCATCGATCAGTTTGTCAACTTCAAGCTCTCAGAAAACTCCAGAAATGAGACCAAGGTGACCTAAGAATCTTGTACGTTTTATTGAAGATTCAACTCTTCTACTATTGTTTTTATCTGCAATGGAAGATCAAGAAAAAGATATGGAAATTAATTATTATTAACTTATATGTTTACCTGCCGAATCTAGGATTAAGAATGGCACACAGCACATTAAGAATGGCACACTACCGAATTTTTGAATATGGCAAAAAGGCCTTGTTCTCTTAAAACTCAACTCTGGTTGTCCTCCGAAGCTAAATTCATACTTTTGTAAGAAGTTACCCCTCTTGAGCGAACGAAGTGAGCGAAAAGGGTGCTGTCCCCCTTAGACGAAATTCAGGCAGCGAAGCGTATCTGTCCTCTCGAGACGGAATTCGGGTGACAGGACTCGGGTAACGAAACTCGAGTGATGAAGTGCAATTCGGGCGTAGAAACCCTTAAAACGATGAAAAAGCTTAAAACAGGAGGGTAATGGAAATGCTTTACAGAAAAATTCCAAAGAACGGAGATGGACTTTCAATACTGGGATTCGGATGTATGCGCCTTGCAGCCAGGGACGGAATGATAGATGAAGAAAGGGCTACCCGGCAAGTTAGATATGCAATTGATCACGGAGTAAACTATGTCGACACGGCCTGGCCGTATCACATGGGAGAAAGTGAGCCTTTCCTTGGGCGGGCTCTTGCAGATGGATATAGAGAAAAAATTAAACTTGCTACAAAACTTCCTTCCTGGACAATAAATAGTAGAAAGGATATGGACAGTATCCTGAATGCCCAACTTGAAAGGCTCAGGACTGACCATATCGATTATTACCTTGTTCACGGGCTTGTAGGACTTTTATGGGACAAAATGGAAAAGCTTGAAGTGCTGAATTTTCTTGATAGGGCAAAAGCTGACGGCCGAATTATAAATGCAGGTTTCTCCTTCCACGGATCGGCAGGGGATTTCAAACGGATTGTAGATGCATATCCCTGGACTTTCTGTCAGATTCAATATAATTTCCTCGATGAAAAGAATCAGGCAGGAACGGAAGGGCTTGAGTATGCTGCTTCAAAAAACCTGGGTATTATTATCATGGAACCCCTGCGAGGAGGCAAGCTGACAAATCCCGTACCTCCTGAAGTACAGGAGATCTGGAATGAAGCTCCTGTAAAGCGCACTCCAGCCGAATGGGCCCTTCGCTGGATCTGGAACCGGCCCGAGGTTACAGTTGTGCTTTCAGGCATGAATGAAGAGTCTCATATTGAAGAAAACCTGAAAACCGCATCTGAAGCCTATCCAAACTCTCTGACTGAAGCCGAACTGCAGCTTATAAAAAAAGCGGAACAAAAATACAGGAAACTTATGAAAACCGGTTGTACGGGCTGTAGATATTGTATACCCTGCCCTTCAGGCGTCGATATTCCTGGCTGTTTTGAGATCTACGATAACTTTTACCTGTCAGGTAATGAAAAAGAAGCAAAACTTATGTATGCGGCAAAGCCAGGGGGAATAATAAGAGGGGATGCAGCAGGGTATGCCTCCCAGTGCGTCCAGTGCGGACAGTGCGCTGAAAAATGCCCACAGCACCTGGATATTCCTTCCCTGCTCGAAGCCGTGAAGGAAAAATTTGAGGGCAAAGACCATAAGGGATGGAGAATGATAGCGAAAAAAGCATTCAGAAAAGAGTAAAGTGTTTGGGGGAACATAACGGCATTAGGAAAAGAATAAAAGTGTTTGAGGAAACATAACGGCATTAGGAAAAGAATAAAAGTGTTTGGAAAATCATAAAGGCGTTTGCGGAAAAATACAGGTTAGATGACAGGCATTAGCCCTCAAGTATTAACCGTTCTAGTCTGTTAGTAACCCTCAGTATTAACCTATTTAGTCTGTTAATAAAGTGACCTGTGGACAAACATATTTTTTACATTTTATAGCATTTATCGATTATGGGGTCCTTTATGACTTTTTCCCTCAGCACTCTTTCCCTATCGAAAAAGCTTTTCCAAGATTACACCCTACGCCATAATAGCTTCTATCCCCCGGGCTGTATATAACAGGTCTAATTTTTTCAATCTCAGGATTTCCTTTTTCATCGAGCACGGATTCGTCGGCTTTGATATCCAGGATTTCTCCTACAAACAGGGTATGAAGCCCGATCTCGAAGTTATGCAGAAGTTTGCACTCAAGAACAAAAGGAAACTCACCCACATAAGGAGCAGGCACAAGCTCACTTCTTACCGGCGTCAGGCAGGCGGTCTCAAATTTATCTTCATCCCTTCCGCTTGCGATTCCAAAGTGATCCGCTTGTTTTACATAAGCTTCTGAAGGGATACTGACAGTAAATGCCCTGTTTTCCATGATGTTGGCATAGCTGTAAGTCGCTTTTCTTAAGGATACGCTGACACATGGAGGGTTCGAACAGCAGATTCCTCCCCAGGCTACAGTCATGGCATTTGGCTTTCCATTCATGTCATAGGTACCGACAACCCAGGTTGGAGTCGGAAATGCAAGTGGCTTTGCTCCTATTGATTGTTTCATGTTTTATTTTTCGTTTCGATAGTACAAAATGCTTTCGTGACCTATCAGCTTGTATTTCTATAATCAGGGAAAGTTTCTGTAAAAATTCGAAGTCTTTTCTTATATCTGCAACAGTATGCCATTTTTATGCACGTATTTCCATACCACACTTTTCATAATGATTTCATCTATACCTGTACACAGAACTTATCTGCCCTGGAACTTATCTGCCCCCTGGAACTTATCTGTACTTATACATGGGGTTATCCGTACCCATGCATGGACCATATATGTCGCTAAATTCATAGAAAGTCTATCTTCTTTACTGTTTCTAAATATGTATTCTCTTCAGAGTCTTAAGGACAGTTTTTCAATGAGGGTTGCTGCACCATTTTCAATTATTTCCGGTTTTTTTTCGCCGGGCATCTGACAGTCATACAAACCGGCATTCAGTTAAAAATTATTAAATATCTTGTATAGTTGCCGTTAAATAATATGTGAGCCATAGGATAACATATAAGAGTATCAATTCATTACTCCCTTTTCCGGACGAAATTGCTACAAGGGGCTTATCTGGTAAGGGAAAATTGTGGGGGTGCAAGATTGAAATATATAAACAAATACGGTAAGCTATTGCTCAGTGCATATATCATGAAGAAAATGAAGTCAGTAAAATCTCCAGGGAAAAAAGGAATATTACGTAAATATGCTAAGTTAGCTCTTGGCGCGTATCTCCTGAATAAACTCCGGTCAGAGAGACTTGAAAAGGAAGTAGAAGCCGAATTTGAACCGGAAGAAATGATGCTTAGCGAAGCAGAAGAAGCTGAAAAAGGCAGGGGGAGGCCTTCAATGAAAATGGGTAAAATAATTCTTGGTGTTCTTGCAGGCGCAACACTTTTATACGCTATTAAAAGGCGTGCTGCTAAAAAGAGGGGTCATAAAATCAAAGTAGAATGAGCCTGGAGGGAGGGTATAGACCTGCATAAAATGAATAAATGGTGTAAACTCATGCTGGGTGTACTCGCAGGAACTGCCGTCATACATACCGTTAAAAAACACATGTGCTGCAACAGTTTCCTTCCAGAAGCTTTAAAATCTTTTTCCATTCCTTTCAAGCACAAACACACTCCTCCGAAGGTAAAATCCATCTATCCTGACAGGCAGACCTTTGCTTTCAGGCATGATTATCCTATCTGGGTCGAGTTCGATACGCCTATGAACAATGCAACCATTACGAAAGAAACCGTAATAGTTAGAAGTTCTGCATCAAAAGAGCCTGTAGACGGATTACTGGACACAGGATCCAGAATGTTGATGTTCCGTCCTCATGGCGAATATCCTATAGACGAATCAGGTGCCGAAATAACAATTACTTTACTTGGGAGCGAAACCGGATCAGGATTCATAATGGATGAGCGCGGTATTGCTCTGGATGGAAATGAAGACGGAAAACCTGGCGGAAACTATGAATATACTTACAGAATTATAAGATAAAATTGAAATATAGGATAAAAACAGGCTACCTTCTGAAATAAGCCAACTTTTAACTTATTTCAGGCTATTTCTTTTTCGTGTATAACTTTTTAACTTTCAATTTATGTAACTATTCAGGTACCATAAATCAGCATCAAAAGCCGTAATTTAGAGTTTTTGGTATTTATAATACATTTCAGTCGATTTTGTATACTAAGGCCAACTGATACCATTTTAAATTTTGATATGAATCACTTATTAGACAGATCCCTAGGACCAAAATCGGTGTTATTCGACTCATTTTAGGGTACCTGAATAGTAACCAATTTTTTAACTTTCAATCTTTTAACTTTTTACTTTTTTCTGCAGGGTAGCAAAAATTCTGTAAATTCCTATTGCCTATGTGTTTCTTATACATTTTTTACATTTTCTGTCCAGTAATCGAAGAAAAAATTTGCATTCCTGTATGCTGTGTAATTATTGAGTTTAGAAAAACGACAGATTCAGTTTGTTAAACTTGTTTTACAATTCATTCAATTCGGTGAGCTCATTGTAAGTTTTGCATAAATATTAAATAGATTACTTTCATATTTTATGAATAAATAAGCAAAAATATAGGAGACAGATGTTTTTCAATTTAAGAACGTATTGATTTTTATGAGAATATTATGAGGATATCCACACAAAACAACGAAGAGCCAAGCTGCTATGGTTTATTAACAATTATTGCCCCCCCATTTCTTTCTATTTTTTTATTTAGGGTATCAAAAAACTCCACTTTATGATATATTGCCAATGAATTTCGGGAATTTTGTGGTTGGAATAATTTTAGTAATTGTTTATAGAGGATTCTTAATAACACTGCCTGGTAACGGAAAATTTTGTTATTTTTTAATACTAACCCGTTTAATAGGAGGATTTTTATGAAAATTCGATTGACAAATAGAACTCATGCAAGCGAAATAAAACCTGCAAGACCAAAAAGTGAGCGTTTTTTTGCCTGTTTGCTATTAACACTTCTTCTTTTTGGTTTACTAACTTCTCCAGCAATAGCTAAGACTAACTGGGATATTTCTCCCTCACATCCGAATGTTGGAGATACTCTGAAACTAACAGGCACAGCTTCTCCGGAAGAGGAGCTCGGAGCTGATATTTCATTTAAAAAAGAGCTCCCTGTTACCGAAGGCAGGTATCAGTATTTACTTGAAGAAATAAGGATCCCGTACGGTAAAAATAACCTTTTTACTGTCACAGGTAAGGGAGTGGAGAACCTTGACGTAAGCGTAAAGAAACTGATCTGGATCAAACTGTCTTCTGATGCATCCGGTGGAACTGCAACCATTTCTCAAGGACATGTTCCTCCTTTAACTTACAAAATTCTTATTAGTGGCGATGCTCTGAGTAAAGCCTCTTCCGTAAAACTTACAGTTACGGCATCTCAGACTATAACAGCTGACTCAAACGGAAATTTCGAATTTAATTATGACACTTCTGCATTGCCCGCAGGCAAATATGTAGTAACGATAGGGAATAAGGCAAAAACAATCGAACTTGGATCTGGAAATCAAAATGCACCTGCTATCAGTAGTATCTCACCTTCAAAAGGACCAAGTGGTGAACAGGTAACTATAACTGGAACAGGTTTTTATGGAGCAACAGGTGTCTATTTTGGAGGGAAAAAAGCCAGTTATTACTCAATTCAAGGTGGTACTAAGATTGTTGTACCTGCCCCGAAAGGAAGCGGAACTGTTCAAGTAACAGTAAACTCTGAAAATGGAAAGAGCAATAGTGTATCATATACCTATACTTCACCGAAAATCAGTTAAAATGATAGAGTTTTTCAAAGCTACAAATGTCAATTTAACAGTGTGATATCATAGATTTTAGCACAAAAACTATGCATAACATGCAGAGTCCGAATATCCATAACTTTTGGTACACTGCCGTGAAGGCAGCGTGCCTAAATTTCTGTAATTTTGATCCCTAATTTTTGTATAAGCTTTTTCCTTAAAACCTATGCATCTTAAATTAGAATTTACTATGCATCTTAGATAAAATGTCAAATAAGAAAGAGCGATTACTCGCTCTTCCTCTTCTAAGAACCGGATGTGCACTTTTCAATGAATCCGGCTCAAGCGTTAGATAACCTTTTCTGTATCAGGCAGCAGTTTTTTTCAAAAGGAGTAACCTTTCCGGAAACTTAATTTATTTTTGTTCACGGAAGTAGTCAGAGTCAAAAAACGGATTCATTTGTAGTTTTAAAGGAATATGTCTACGGATTCTGATTGTTGATAAAAGCAACAGACTGTTTCTTTCTGTTCTAAAGTTCCATTTTCGTGTAGAATTTCGCTTCCAATATTTGCTGATAATCAAAATATCAATTAATTAATGAGGGAGCACCCTTTTATTTCTTTTTATTTAATTTTATATGATGGGTTTTTAGTCTTCCTTCTCGCCATACCCCCCGCCGCCCGGCGTCTCGATTACAAAAAGTTCCCCGGCCTTCAGCTCAACTTCGGCCTGGCCTCCAATTTCAATAACACTGCCGTCCCTGCGGACAATTGCGTTTCTTCCGCATTTTGCAGGCAGTCCGCCTTTGAGCCCGAAAGGCGGGAATTTCCTGTGGCTTGAAAGAATGGCAGCATTCATGTCTATCAGGAACCTGAGCTTTCGGACAACCCCGTTTCCACCTCTGAATTTGCCGTCTCCACCGCTTCCTTCCCGGATGGAAAATTCCTCAAGTAAAACCGGAAATCTTGTTTCAAGAATTTCAGGGTCGGTGATCCTGGAATTGGTCATATGAGTGTGCACAGCATCTGTTCCTGAAAAACCTGGGCCGGCCCCTGAACCTCCGCAAATGGTCTCATAATACTGGAAATCGGGGTTTCCGAAGGTAAAATTGTTCATCGTACCCTGGGAAGCCGCAAGCGTGCCAAGAGCTCCGAAAAGAGCATCAACAATGTACTGCGAAGTTTCAACGTTACCTGCCACAACTGCAGCAGGAGTTTCTGGCC contains these protein-coding regions:
- a CDS encoding aldo/keto reductase; its protein translation is MLYRKIPKNGDGLSILGFGCMRLAARDGMIDEERATRQVRYAIDHGVNYVDTAWPYHMGESEPFLGRALADGYREKIKLATKLPSWTINSRKDMDSILNAQLERLRTDHIDYYLVHGLVGLLWDKMEKLEVLNFLDRAKADGRIINAGFSFHGSAGDFKRIVDAYPWTFCQIQYNFLDEKNQAGTEGLEYAASKNLGIIIMEPLRGGKLTNPVPPEVQEIWNEAPVKRTPAEWALRWIWNRPEVTVVLSGMNEESHIEENLKTASEAYPNSLTEAELQLIKKAEQKYRKLMKTGCTGCRYCIPCPSGVDIPGCFEIYDNFYLSGNEKEAKLMYAAKPGGIIRGDAAGYASQCVQCGQCAEKCPQHLDIPSLLEAVKEKFEGKDHKGWRMIAKKAFRKE
- a CDS encoding IPT/TIG domain-containing protein gives rise to the protein MKIRLTNRTHASEIKPARPKSERFFACLLLTLLLFGLLTSPAIAKTNWDISPSHPNVGDTLKLTGTASPEEELGADISFKKELPVTEGRYQYLLEEIRIPYGKNNLFTVTGKGVENLDVSVKKLIWIKLSSDASGGTATISQGHVPPLTYKILISGDALSKASSVKLTVTASQTITADSNGNFEFNYDTSALPAGKYVVTIGNKAKTIELGSGNQNAPAISSISPSKGPSGEQVTITGTGFYGATGVYFGGKKASYYSIQGGTKIVVPAPKGSGTVQVTVNSENGKSNSVSYTYTSPKIS
- a CDS encoding FprA family A-type flavoprotein, which codes for MNTKEEISGVVELSRGVYWVGAIDWNGRDFHGFTTPGGTTYNSYLVIGKKTALIDTVKAPFAEEMLGRISKIIDPSKLDYIVVNHMEPDHSGSLAELKKQTNAKIIITKKGLDILNGYFREAGSEKWDIETVKTGDQLDLGGKTLIFLEATMLHWPDSMETFLKEDRILFSNDGFGQHIATSKRYDFEVGNVLPEAAEYYANILMPFHIALLRYFKLIEEMKIEPLQIAPSHGIIWKQDLEKILAEYKAWANGEVKEKVLVIYDTMWNSTEIMAKEITEAIWATGVKVKMLNLRKNARSLIMKEMLDAAAFAVGSPTLNNGVFPTVGDFLIYTKGLRPQKKKAIAFGSYGWGGGAVKIIEQELKNTGVDVLEPGLQVRYRPSEEDLEKCREIGKRLADVAKKQ
- a CDS encoding Ig-like domain-containing protein, which translates into the protein MLGVLAGTAVIHTVKKHMCCNSFLPEALKSFSIPFKHKHTPPKVKSIYPDRQTFAFRHDYPIWVEFDTPMNNATITKETVIVRSSASKEPVDGLLDTGSRMLMFRPHGEYPIDESGAEITITLLGSETGSGFIMDERGIALDGNEDGKPGGNYEYTYRIIR
- a CDS encoding flavin reductase family protein, with the protein product MKQSIGAKPLAFPTPTWVVGTYDMNGKPNAMTVAWGGICCSNPPCVSVSLRKATYSYANIMENRAFTVSIPSEAYVKQADHFGIASGRDEDKFETACLTPVRSELVPAPYVGEFPFVLECKLLHNFEIGLHTLFVGEILDIKADESVLDEKGNPEIEKIRPVIYSPGDRSYYGVGCNLGKAFSIGKEC